From a single Paraburkholderia youngii genomic region:
- a CDS encoding GNAT family N-acetyltransferase, translating to MSKIVKKSPGYRRFTSDDIAAAHGLSVAVRWPHRAEDWRFMYDAGCGFVAEDNGTVIGTALCWKFGADRGTLGLVIVSPDEQGRGIGRKLMELVLEELGNRVTFLHATVAGKPLYEKLGFVACGGLTQHQGTLGSLAAVAPPPGEHLRAATPADTPRLIELASRASGLERSATIPSLLEFSQAVVLERDGEVLGFSLFRPFGRGYTIGPVVAQRSADDLRARSLISYWLAQHAGDFVRIDVPGDAGINDWLTSLGLTRVDSVEKMVRNASADAREAAPDATWRAYGIINQAMA from the coding sequence GTGTCCAAAATAGTGAAGAAATCACCAGGCTACCGCCGTTTCACCTCCGATGACATCGCGGCCGCGCATGGCCTCTCCGTTGCGGTGCGTTGGCCGCACCGCGCCGAGGACTGGCGCTTCATGTACGACGCCGGATGCGGCTTCGTCGCCGAAGACAACGGCACCGTGATCGGCACCGCGCTGTGCTGGAAATTCGGCGCCGACCGGGGCACGCTGGGCCTCGTGATCGTGTCGCCGGACGAACAGGGACGCGGCATCGGCCGCAAGCTGATGGAACTGGTGCTCGAAGAACTCGGCAACCGCGTGACCTTCCTGCATGCAACGGTCGCCGGCAAGCCGCTTTACGAAAAGCTGGGCTTCGTCGCCTGCGGCGGACTCACCCAGCATCAGGGAACGCTCGGCAGCCTGGCCGCCGTCGCGCCGCCGCCCGGCGAGCATCTGCGCGCGGCGACGCCCGCGGACACGCCCCGCCTGATCGAACTCGCGTCGCGTGCGAGCGGCCTCGAGCGCAGCGCGACGATCCCGTCGCTGCTCGAATTCTCGCAAGCCGTGGTGCTCGAACGCGACGGCGAAGTGCTCGGCTTCTCGCTGTTCCGCCCGTTCGGACGCGGCTACACGATCGGGCCGGTCGTCGCGCAACGCTCCGCCGACGATCTGCGCGCCCGCTCACTGATCTCGTACTGGCTCGCGCAGCATGCCGGCGATTTCGTGCGGATCGACGTGCCGGGTGACGCCGGCATCAACGACTGGCTGACGAGCCTCGGCCTGACGCGCGTCGATTCGGTCGAAAAGATGGTGCGCAACGCTTCGGCCGACGCGCGCGAGGCGGCCCCCGACGCGACCTGGCGCGCGTACGGCATCATCAATCAGGCGATGGCATAA
- a CDS encoding cupin domain-containing protein gives MQRTQINRKRAADPGHGDVGTRLRALRVAQGLSINELAMRAGVSVGTVSQVERNKANPSVRILERLRQALEVPLTALLEEDDAVSDPVTGDFVRKAAERPLFEVGTNGMQKELLSPHGDHDLQMMIIMLPAGSGSEEVLVGIGEKAGLVLEGTVVLNVGDRRSELRAGDSFQFKSTVPHSVRNESKKTARLLWIMNTQPPVIHL, from the coding sequence ATGCAGCGAACACAGATCAACAGGAAGCGCGCGGCCGACCCGGGTCACGGCGACGTCGGCACTCGTCTGCGCGCGCTGCGCGTCGCGCAGGGGCTGTCGATCAACGAGCTGGCGATGCGCGCAGGCGTATCGGTAGGCACGGTCAGCCAGGTCGAGCGCAACAAGGCCAATCCGTCGGTGCGGATTCTCGAACGCCTGCGCCAGGCGTTGGAGGTTCCGCTCACCGCGCTGCTCGAAGAAGACGACGCGGTCTCGGACCCGGTCACCGGCGATTTCGTGCGCAAGGCGGCCGAGCGGCCGCTGTTCGAAGTCGGCACCAACGGCATGCAGAAAGAATTGTTGTCGCCGCACGGCGATCACGATTTGCAGATGATGATCATCATGCTGCCGGCCGGTTCCGGTTCGGAGGAAGTGCTGGTCGGCATCGGCGAGAAGGCGGGGCTGGTGCTGGAAGGCACCGTCGTGCTGAACGTCGGCGACCGGCGCTCCGAACTGCGCGCGGGCGACAGCTTCCAGTTCAAGAGCACGGTGCCGCACAGTGTGCGCAACGAAAGCAAGAAGACCGCGCGTTTGCTATGGATCATGAATACGCAGCCGCCCGTGATTCATCTTTGA
- a CDS encoding aldehyde dehydrogenase family protein: MSNPSLDFDPSAVPLPQGHFIGGAYYSADEAQIAVHRPSDGALLGHVPDASDATVDYAVSNALAAWKTSGWGTRSPRERAKVLSRWAELIDRDAVSLAQLETVSSTRPVAESYASDVPFTAEAIRFFAELADKLGGDIAATRRDSLGFIASEPYGVIGAITPWNFPLSMCSWKCGPALAAGNAVVMKPSEMTPYSTLRIAELAIEAGMPPGIFNVVNGRGATAGAALTRHPGISKMSFTGSTRTGAAIMSDAATHGTKPVTLELGGKSPQLVFERVRDLEHTARCVARGFTANGGQACVAGTRLIVHERIAEPLIAAIERQLQPIKPGPLWDSRTAYSPIISAPQARRIEALVEQSREGGAEVIFGGGFFEGTGEGYFHRPTLIANVTAETPAVREELFGPVLTVQTFKDEEEGIALAAHPIYGLAAGVHSSDIGQALRAMRRIAAGTIWINRYGRSGDMIIPTGGFGQSGIGKDLGREAMVACMRHKSVLIDFETL, translated from the coding sequence ATGTCCAATCCGTCACTCGATTTCGATCCTTCAGCCGTTCCGTTGCCGCAGGGGCATTTCATTGGCGGTGCGTACTATTCGGCGGACGAGGCGCAGATCGCCGTTCACCGGCCCTCGGATGGCGCTCTGCTCGGCCATGTGCCGGATGCGTCGGACGCGACCGTCGATTACGCAGTGAGCAATGCGCTTGCCGCATGGAAGACGAGCGGCTGGGGCACGCGTTCTCCGCGTGAGCGCGCGAAGGTGCTGAGCCGCTGGGCCGAGCTGATCGATCGCGATGCGGTGAGCCTCGCCCAACTCGAGACGGTCAGCTCGACGCGCCCAGTGGCGGAAAGCTACGCGTCCGACGTGCCGTTCACCGCCGAGGCGATCCGCTTTTTCGCGGAGCTGGCCGACAAGCTCGGTGGCGATATCGCGGCGACGCGCCGCGACAGTCTCGGCTTCATTGCATCGGAGCCGTACGGCGTGATCGGTGCGATTACGCCTTGGAATTTCCCGCTGTCGATGTGTTCGTGGAAGTGCGGCCCCGCACTCGCGGCGGGCAACGCGGTCGTGATGAAACCGTCGGAAATGACGCCTTATTCGACTCTGCGAATTGCGGAACTCGCGATCGAAGCCGGCATGCCGCCCGGCATCTTCAACGTAGTGAATGGCCGGGGCGCGACGGCGGGCGCCGCGCTGACGCGTCACCCGGGCATCTCGAAGATGAGCTTCACGGGTTCGACCCGCACGGGCGCCGCGATCATGAGCGACGCCGCGACGCACGGCACCAAGCCCGTCACGCTGGAACTCGGCGGCAAGAGTCCGCAACTGGTGTTCGAGCGCGTGCGGGATCTCGAACATACGGCGCGCTGCGTCGCCCGCGGCTTTACCGCCAACGGCGGGCAGGCCTGCGTGGCCGGTACGCGGCTGATCGTGCACGAGCGCATCGCGGAGCCTCTGATCGCCGCGATTGAACGGCAACTGCAGCCGATCAAGCCTGGTCCGCTGTGGGACAGCCGCACCGCTTATTCGCCGATCATCAGTGCGCCCCAGGCGCGGCGCATCGAAGCGCTGGTCGAGCAGAGCCGCGAGGGCGGCGCGGAAGTGATCTTTGGCGGCGGCTTTTTCGAAGGCACCGGAGAAGGCTATTTCCACCGCCCCACACTGATCGCCAATGTGACTGCGGAGACACCCGCCGTGCGCGAGGAGCTGTTCGGCCCGGTGTTGACGGTACAGACATTCAAAGACGAGGAAGAGGGCATCGCGCTCGCCGCACATCCGATCTACGGTCTCGCGGCGGGTGTCCATAGCAGCGACATCGGCCAGGCGCTGCGGGCGATGCGCCGCATCGCGGCGGGCACGATCTGGATCAACCGCTACGGCCGCAGCGGCGACATGATCATTCCGACCGGCGGCTTCGGCCAATCCGGTATCGGCAAGGATCTCGGCCGCGAGGCAATGGTGGCCTGCATGCGGCACAAGAGTGTGCTGATCGATTTCGAAACGTTGTGA
- a CDS encoding haloacid dehalogenase type II: MIDFEPKYITFDCYGTLTNFQMGQTARQLYGDKLDKAKMDEFVEFFRGYRLDEVLGAWKPYRDVVVNSVRRTCERTGVPFDEATAQKIYEAVPTWGPHADVPEGLSRLAKKYKLVILSNASNDQIQSNVDKLGAPFHKVYTAQQAQAYKPLQKAFEYMFSQLDCNPEDVLHVSSSFRYDLMTAYDMGIKHKAFVNRNHEPLNPYYGVNEVSGIPQLASLLGL, from the coding sequence ATGATCGATTTCGAACCGAAGTACATCACTTTCGACTGCTATGGCACGCTGACCAACTTCCAGATGGGCCAGACCGCGCGGCAGCTTTACGGCGACAAGCTGGACAAGGCGAAGATGGATGAGTTCGTCGAATTCTTCCGTGGCTACCGCCTCGACGAAGTATTGGGCGCATGGAAGCCCTACCGCGACGTGGTCGTGAACTCGGTGCGCCGCACCTGCGAACGCACCGGCGTGCCGTTCGACGAAGCGACCGCGCAGAAAATCTACGAAGCCGTGCCGACTTGGGGCCCGCACGCGGACGTGCCCGAAGGGCTGTCGCGACTGGCCAAAAAGTACAAGCTGGTGATCCTTTCGAACGCGTCGAACGACCAGATCCAAAGCAACGTCGACAAGCTCGGCGCGCCGTTCCACAAGGTCTACACCGCGCAGCAGGCGCAGGCATACAAGCCACTGCAGAAAGCCTTCGAGTACATGTTCTCGCAGCTGGACTGCAATCCGGAAGACGTGCTGCACGTGTCGTCGAGCTTCCGCTATGACCTGATGACCGCGTACGACATGGGCATCAAGCACAAGGCGTTCGTCAACCGTAATCACGAGCCGCTGAATCCGTACTACGGCGTCAACGAAGTGTCGGGGATTCCGCAACTGGCTTCGCTGCTCGGTCTCTGA
- a CDS encoding NAD(P)/FAD-dependent oxidoreductase, with translation MKLDSYWLDTAPRFTGGAQSPLPQRVDVAVVGGGFTGLSAALELAKRGKSVIVFEAGRLAAQASGRNGGHCNTGVAQDYAALSARIGSERAAEFYRAYAGAVETVKSIIAEEQIDCDLSHSGKIKLAAKPQHFASLAKTYEVLRREVDPDVELVPPEQIHKELASDSFFGGLVQRNGMQMHMGKFGVGLGTAAARRGAQIYENAPVTDLKPLGGNAFDVQCPLGTVRAGRVLIATGASQVGPLQWFRRRIAPVGSFIVATEPLGKDRLDALLPTRRSYVTTLNIGNYFRATPDERLLFGGRARFAMSNPRSDEKSGRILRDGLARYFPQLTDVRIDYCWGGLVDMTADRLPRAGQHEGLFYSMGYSGHGVQMSVHMGRLMADVMFGAAARNPWRTLEWPAIPGHFGRAWFLPLVGAYYRLQDVLH, from the coding sequence ATGAAGCTCGACTCCTACTGGCTCGACACCGCGCCACGGTTTACCGGAGGCGCCCAGAGTCCACTGCCGCAGCGGGTGGACGTGGCCGTGGTCGGCGGCGGCTTCACCGGACTGTCGGCGGCGTTGGAACTCGCCAAACGCGGCAAGTCGGTGATCGTGTTCGAGGCGGGCCGGCTCGCGGCGCAGGCATCGGGCCGTAACGGCGGCCATTGCAATACGGGCGTCGCGCAGGACTACGCCGCGTTGTCCGCGCGCATCGGCAGCGAGCGCGCGGCGGAGTTCTATCGCGCGTATGCGGGCGCCGTCGAGACGGTGAAATCGATCATTGCGGAAGAGCAGATCGACTGCGATTTGAGCCACTCCGGGAAGATCAAGCTCGCGGCGAAGCCGCAGCATTTCGCGTCGCTCGCGAAGACGTACGAGGTACTGCGGCGCGAGGTCGATCCCGACGTCGAACTGGTGCCGCCCGAGCAGATTCACAAGGAGCTCGCGTCTGACAGCTTTTTCGGCGGTCTCGTGCAGCGCAACGGCATGCAGATGCACATGGGCAAATTCGGCGTGGGTCTTGGCACGGCGGCGGCACGCCGCGGCGCGCAGATCTACGAGAACGCGCCAGTGACGGACCTCAAGCCGCTCGGCGGCAACGCGTTCGACGTGCAGTGTCCGCTCGGCACGGTCCGCGCCGGGCGCGTGCTGATCGCCACGGGCGCGTCGCAGGTCGGTCCGCTGCAATGGTTCCGGCGCCGCATCGCACCGGTCGGCAGCTTCATCGTCGCGACCGAGCCGCTCGGCAAGGACCGCCTCGATGCGTTGTTGCCGACGCGCCGCTCGTATGTGACGACGCTGAACATCGGCAACTATTTTCGGGCCACGCCCGACGAGCGTTTGCTGTTCGGCGGCCGCGCGCGCTTTGCGATGTCGAACCCGCGTTCGGACGAAAAGAGCGGGCGGATTCTGCGTGACGGGCTCGCCCGCTATTTCCCGCAACTGACCGATGTGCGCATCGATTACTGCTGGGGCGGCCTCGTCGATATGACGGCCGACCGCCTGCCGCGTGCGGGGCAGCATGAAGGACTGTTTTATTCAATGGGCTACAGCGGTCACGGTGTGCAGATGTCCGTGCACATGGGTCGACTGATGGCCGACGTGATGTTCGGCGCCGCCGCGCGCAATCCGTGGCGAACGCTCGAATGGCCCGCGATTCCAGGACACTTCGGACGCGCGTGGTTTCTGCCGCTGGTCGGCGCGTATTACAGGTTGCAGGATGTACTGCATTGA
- a CDS encoding ABC transporter substrate-binding protein — MLRFVFQPASAVRFNTVQRFAAGAGLAMTMMFGAAHAAETATLTAGSPPSSAPTTFMDVKTQKIEGLMPDVVKEIGKREGFNVSYDAVPFSALIQSVVSGKIDIIVAGMTPTPKRAEVVDFSQPVTAFGEGIIVKDSNKAVYRSVQDMKGMTVGAPTGTDYGDQLKKLGIFTEVKMYDSPADMTRDVALGRIVAGFNDYPILKAQEAAGAMAGTRVEDAYVPMEKFDIAIAVKKGNSALMAKINDALTKMKADGTLDTILKKWHLTS; from the coding sequence ATGTTGCGTTTCGTGTTCCAGCCTGCTTCCGCCGTCCGTTTCAACACCGTGCAGCGCTTTGCCGCTGGCGCGGGCCTCGCGATGACGATGATGTTCGGCGCCGCCCACGCCGCCGAGACGGCGACGCTGACCGCAGGCTCGCCGCCGTCGAGCGCGCCGACTACGTTCATGGACGTGAAGACCCAGAAGATCGAAGGTCTGATGCCGGACGTCGTGAAAGAGATCGGCAAGCGCGAGGGCTTTAACGTGTCGTACGACGCGGTGCCGTTCTCGGCGCTGATCCAGTCGGTGGTATCGGGCAAGATCGACATCATCGTGGCCGGCATGACGCCGACGCCGAAGCGCGCCGAAGTGGTCGATTTCTCGCAGCCGGTTACGGCGTTCGGCGAAGGCATCATCGTGAAGGACTCGAACAAGGCCGTCTATCGCTCGGTGCAGGACATGAAGGGCATGACGGTCGGTGCGCCGACCGGCACCGACTATGGCGATCAGTTGAAGAAGCTCGGTATCTTCACCGAAGTGAAGATGTACGACAGCCCAGCCGACATGACGCGTGACGTCGCGCTTGGCCGCATCGTCGCTGGCTTCAACGACTATCCGATCCTGAAGGCCCAGGAGGCGGCGGGCGCGATGGCGGGAACGCGGGTCGAAGATGCCTATGTGCCGATGGAAAAGTTCGACATCGCGATCGCGGTGAAGAAGGGCAACAGCGCGTTGATGGCGAAGATCAACGACGCGCTGACGAAGATGAAGGCCGACGGCACGCTCGACACGATCCTGAAGAAGTGGCACCTCACGAGCTGA
- a CDS encoding amino acid ABC transporter permease, with protein sequence MRWQDIADFVPILLQGAMMSIIITLGCLLLSTVLGLTWALLKMSRYPHVVRGVSAMINVVRGLPMIVLLFYIYFVLPDIHIQVSALQASIIGLGFGYSTYVAEIFRAGIEAVDPGQYEAAQSIGMGRVKTMVRVILPQAIKVALPPYSNTLVMMLKDSSLASTITVAEMTREGQLIASSTFQNLTVYTLVALGYLAMSLPLMSMTRNLERRFGRHRAR encoded by the coding sequence ATGCGCTGGCAAGATATAGCCGACTTTGTACCGATTTTGCTGCAAGGCGCGATGATGAGCATCATCATCACGCTGGGTTGTCTGCTGTTGAGCACCGTGCTCGGCCTGACCTGGGCGCTGTTGAAGATGTCGCGCTATCCGCACGTGGTACGCGGTGTGAGCGCGATGATCAACGTCGTGCGCGGTCTGCCGATGATCGTGCTGCTGTTCTACATCTACTTCGTGCTGCCGGATATCCACATCCAGGTGTCGGCGTTGCAGGCCAGCATCATCGGGCTGGGTTTCGGTTACTCGACTTACGTCGCGGAAATCTTCCGCGCGGGTATCGAGGCGGTCGATCCGGGCCAGTACGAAGCCGCGCAGTCGATCGGCATGGGTCGCGTGAAGACGATGGTACGGGTGATCCTGCCGCAGGCGATCAAGGTCGCGCTGCCACCGTACAGCAACACGCTCGTGATGATGCTGAAGGACTCATCGCTTGCATCGACGATCACGGTCGCCGAAATGACTCGCGAAGGCCAGTTGATCGCGTCGTCGACGTTTCAGAATCTGACGGTGTACACACTCGTCGCGCTCGGCTACCTGGCGATGAGCCTGCCGCTGATGAGCATGACCCGCAATCTGGAACGACGATTCGGTCGGCACAGGGCCAGGTAA
- a CDS encoding amino acid ABC transporter ATP-binding protein, with the protein MIEITNVHKSFGSVPVLKGISLNVNQGEVVCLIGASGSGKSTLLRCINALESYDEGEIRLLGERVEQRARNINQLRTQVGMVFQRFNLFPHRTALENVMEGPVHVKRLARAQAQREASELLDKVGLGHKLHAYPHQLSGGQQQRVAIARSLAMKPKAILFDEPTSALDPELVGEVLGVMRTLAREGMTMLVVTHEMGFAREVADRVCFLHAGLIIEEGTAQQVLGSPREARTREFLRHVLSNRSDAHVSPDGMAGAAA; encoded by the coding sequence ATGATCGAAATCACGAATGTGCACAAGAGTTTTGGCTCCGTACCTGTTCTCAAGGGCATTTCGCTCAACGTGAACCAGGGCGAAGTGGTCTGCCTGATCGGTGCGTCGGGCTCGGGAAAATCAACCCTGCTGCGCTGCATTAACGCGCTGGAGTCCTACGACGAAGGCGAAATCCGCCTGCTCGGCGAGCGCGTCGAGCAGCGCGCGCGCAACATCAACCAGTTGCGCACCCAGGTCGGCATGGTGTTTCAGCGCTTCAATCTGTTTCCGCACCGCACCGCGCTCGAGAACGTGATGGAAGGGCCCGTGCACGTCAAACGCCTTGCGCGTGCGCAAGCGCAACGCGAAGCGTCCGAACTGCTCGACAAGGTCGGGCTCGGCCACAAGCTGCACGCCTATCCTCATCAGCTTTCGGGAGGGCAGCAGCAACGGGTGGCGATTGCCCGTTCGCTCGCGATGAAGCCGAAGGCGATCCTGTTCGACGAGCCGACCTCGGCGCTCGATCCGGAACTGGTCGGCGAAGTACTGGGCGTGATGCGCACCCTTGCGCGCGAAGGCATGACGATGCTGGTCGTCACGCATGAAATGGGCTTTGCGCGTGAAGTGGCAGACCGGGTGTGCTTTCTGCACGCGGGACTCATCATCGAGGAGGGCACTGCGCAGCAGGTGCTGGGTTCGCCGCGCGAGGCGCGTACCCGCGAATTCCTGCGGCACGTGCTGAGCAATCGCAGCGACGCTCACGTGTCGCCGGACGGCATGGCGGGAGCCGCGGCATGA
- a CDS encoding (2Fe-2S)-binding protein — protein MNGRFVRLGETARVKVELTIDGDTVEALAGDTLLTAMLCSVRHVRQSEFGAEKRAGFCLMGACQDCWVWTADGERLRACTTVVEAGMRVVTTQPEGQWANLAS, from the coding sequence ATGAACGGCAGATTCGTACGCTTGGGCGAGACGGCTCGCGTCAAAGTCGAGCTGACGATCGACGGTGACACCGTCGAAGCGCTGGCCGGCGACACGTTGCTCACCGCGATGCTGTGCTCGGTGCGGCATGTGCGGCAGTCCGAATTCGGTGCTGAAAAGCGCGCCGGCTTTTGCCTGATGGGCGCGTGCCAGGATTGCTGGGTATGGACCGCCGACGGCGAGCGGCTGCGCGCCTGCACCACCGTGGTCGAAGCAGGCATGCGCGTCGTCACGACGCAACCGGAGGGCCAATGGGCGAACCTCGCATCGTAA